The Candidatus Methanoperedens sp. nucleotide sequence AGATCGTTTTTATCGCATATTGTAACCGTTACACTGGTCTACTGCAAGCATAACAAACAGTTAAGTTTAAATGGCAAAACTATGAATTGGTAACCACCAATTAAAAATGAAATCCCCACTCTCCAACCCGCCTGCTTTAGACCCTCAGCTACCTGGTAAAATTTTTTACCATTTTGCTGCATTCCTCTAAATTAAGTAGCACCCATAAATAATGTGGTGTGAATAAAGTAGTACTAACATAGTTGTGCACAAATAAAGGGGTACAATGTTGATTTTGTACTCAAATAGGCACATTTCAAAGTTGAGCTTAAATTATTGCAATAACATGATAGCACTAAATCCTGTAAAAACCAAAAAGTTTATATGATCATGTTATTTATTACTTATTGCGGATCAGGAAATTTGCCTGGTTTGATTAAACTGAGAGGAGAAATATATGAAATACACTATTGGGGACAATGTACGATTCAAACTTGAATCTGGTGAGGTCGAGGAAGGAAATATACAATTTATCGAAAAGAGCAGGTATGAAGAGATATTTTACATAAATAGTTTCAGCAGATGGGCTTACAAAGTACCTGGAAAAAGAATAATACCGTGAACCACTACCATTTCAGGTAGGGGACATAAGACTTTATCAGGATGATCTTGCAGGGACTTTGCAACTGATCTTATCCAGATATGACTCTATCCTGCCCAACGCCTCAACAAGCTGCTCGCGGGATGTTGCATAAGAACACCGCAGATGCCCCTCGCCGCAATCCCCGAATACATTTCCGGGAACTACTGCAACTTTCTCTTCTTTCAGGAGCCCGCCTGCGAACTCCTCTGATGTCATGCCTGTGATTTTGATGCTGGGGAACGCGTAGAACGCGCCTTTTGGCTCAAAACAATCAAGACCGAGTTTATTTAATCCATCCACGATGAGACGGCGTCTGCGGTCATATTCCCTGATCATCTTTTCCATTTCGCCGTTTCCGTTCTTCAGGGCCTCGACAGCGCCCATTTGAGCGGTTATTGGCGCGCAAAGCATTGCATACTGGTGTATTTTTGTCATAGCGCCGATCAATTCTTTGCTACCTGTTGCAAAACCGAGGCGCAAACCTGTCATTGCATGGGATTTGGAAAAGCCGTTCAATATTACCGTTCTTTCTTTCATTCCCGGAATTGATGAAAAACATGTATGTAAGCCATCATATGTTAATTTGCAATAGACTTCATCCGAAATAACGGCAAGATCGTATTCATTGGCCAGCACAGCTATCTCTTCGAGGTCCTTTCTCCTCAGAACCGCACCCGTAGGGTTATTCGGATAGCTCAGCACAAGCGCTTTTGTATTCTCTGTTATGCTCTCTTCTATCTGTTCTGCTGTTACCCTGAATTCATTTTCCCTGTTCGTCCGTACAGGAACAGGTATCCCTCCTGCAAGGGAAACGCTTGGTTTATAGG carries:
- a CDS encoding aminotransferase class I/II-fold pyridoxal phosphate-dependent enzyme yields the protein MSDKFITEAVRNIPPSGIRKFFDLVLEMEGVISLGVGEPDFVTPWHIREACIYSLEKGFTSYTSNLGLLELRELISKSYKKDYNVNYNPINQILVTTGVSEAADLAFRAIINPGDEVIVPEPSYVSYKPSVSLAGGIPVPVRTNRENEFRVTAEQIEESITENTKALVLSYPNNPTGAVLRRKDLEEIAVLANEYDLAVISDEVYCKLTYDGLHTCFSSIPGMKERTVILNGFSKSHAMTGLRLGFATGSKELIGAMTKIHQYAMLCAPITAQMGAVEALKNGNGEMEKMIREYDRRRRLIVDGLNKLGLDCFEPKGAFYAFPSIKITGMTSEEFAGGLLKEEKVAVVPGNVFGDCGEGHLRCSYATSREQLVEALGRIESYLDKISCKVPARSS